One stretch of Cheilinus undulatus linkage group 5, ASM1832078v1, whole genome shotgun sequence DNA includes these proteins:
- the foxd5 gene encoding forkhead box protein D5, translated as MILSSDFEASQHAALPLEDDEVDIVGEDKPSHGRLYRSEFSSSSAESGAEFDSSEPESSGESESSFCADAPPSRKAQSSSVKPPYSYIALITMAILQSPQKKLTLSGICDFISNKFPYYKDKFPAWQNSIRHNLSLNDCFIKIPREPGNPGKGNYWSLDPASEDMFDNGSFLRRRKRFKRNQPELGKDGLMFYSNLNCYRPYGQPYCVQGQVSPPHTAPLRYMPLQEGIMIPPSYHLLPQTLSTHGKSSGPKDFRAQLCAAEPKPGAQRKCSFTIDSIMSKPSPNAPQGQNPRQTPHSSLGYPHLVSGPAACLMPTLLQAPRTPFCPPGMLSTAPLINEHLRLSFPHC; from the coding sequence ATGATTCTCTCCAGTGACTTTGAAGCTTCCCAACACGCAGCTTTGCCTCTTGAAGATGATGAAGTTGACATAGTCGGCGAGGACAAGCCTTCGCATGGACGTTTGTATCGCAGTGAGTTCTCCAGCTCCTCAGCAGAGTCTGGAGCTGAGTTTGACTCCTCAGAGCCCGAGTCCTCAGGGGAAAGCGAGAGCAGTTTTTGCGCGGACGCACCACCCTCCAGGAAAGCCCAGAGCAGCTCGGTGAAGCCTCCTTACTCCTACATCGCCCTCATCACCATGGCCATCCTGCAGAGCCCACAGAAGAAGCTGACACTGAGTGGCATCTGTGACTTCATCAGCAACAAGTTCCCCTACTACAAAGACAAGTTCCCTGCCTGGCAGAACTCCATCAGGCACAACCTCTCCCTCAACGACTGCTTCATCAAGATCCCGAGGGAGCCCGGGAACCCGGGCAAAGGTAACTACTGGTCCCTGGACCCGGCCTCTGAGGACATGTTCGACAACGGCAGCTTCCTGCGGAGGAGGAAGCGCTTCAAAAGAAACCAGCCCGAGCTCGGTAAAGACGGACTTATGTTTTACTCCAACTTGAACTGCTACAGGCCGTATGGACAACCATACTGCGTACAGGGCCAGGTCAGCCCCCCGCACACTGCTCCACTGCGGTACATGCCTCTGCAAGAGGGAATCATGATCCCTCCTTCTTATCATCTCCTGCCACAAACTCTGAGCACTCATGGGAAAAGCAGCGGGCCTAAAGACTTCAGAGCGCAGCTTTGCGCAGCTGAGCCAAAGCCTGGCGCGCAGAGGAAGTGCTCCTTCACCATTGACAGCATCATGAGCAAACCGTCTCCTAACGCTCCACAGGGCCAGAATCCACGGCAGACCCCTCACAGCTCTTTGGGTTACCCTCATCTCGTGTCAGGCCCTGCAGCCTGTTTGATGCCAACCCTCCTGCAGGCGCCCAGGACTCCTTTCTGCCCTCCTGGCATGCTGAGCACCGCTCCGTTAATAAATGAGCACCTCAGGCTGTCCTTCCCTCACTGCTGA